Part of the Drosophila santomea strain STO CAGO 1482 chromosome 2L, Prin_Dsan_1.1, whole genome shotgun sequence genome is shown below.
TCACATATTTATTAGTATCACATTTAGCCACCTTTCTCttaaaacatttaacaaaCTTGTATCCAAATTCGTAATAGTCTAGACCAGGGTATCCTAACAAAAACAGCACCCACATCCAACAAATTTGTTCATGTACACGTGTAGAGGGCAaatactgctgctgttgttgttgttgaacTACATTTCGAGATGTCGTGGGAGCAGGAGTGGACTCCTCCGCTCTTGTCCAattccccatccccattctTCCCTTTGCCAAACCCCATCCCATCCCACTCATCTCCGTTTCGTTTTCGTTGGCGCCCGCCCCcatgttttgcttttttctatttttcaaCTCTCTTGACTCTAATTTGGTTCATGGCCGCCCAGCTCCTGGAGCTGTCATAGTTAATTTAAGTCCTGACAACGTAAGGAACCCCTCTGCATCATCTCGTGACTGCCTTTGTGCCGTATTAATATTTTAGCTGGCCAGGGAGGGAATGCCGAGAATGTAATTTAACACTTGTTGCTCTCTAATCCGTTTCATTTCCTGTTTcttatatttgttttgcagGGCGGCGAGGTGATCCAGGAGAGTATTACCTCCAACATCGGCGAGGACCTGATAACGCTGGAGTTTCAGAAGACCGACGGAACGCTCATCACCCAGGTCATCGACTTTCGCAATGTAAGTTAAGAATCCGAGGCTCTGGCGAGCAGTGCGAGagccagcaaattgaaattgaaacaCTCTTATCCGTTTGCCCCGCAGGAGGTTCAAATCCTCAAGGCCTTGGTTCTCGGCGAGGAGGAGCGTGGCCAGAGCCAGTACCAGGTCATGTGCTTCGCCACCAAGTTCAACAAGGGCGACTTCATCTCCTCGGCGGCCATGGCCAAGCTGCGCCAGAAGAATCCACACACCATTCGCACGCCCGAGGAGGACAAGGGCCGCGAGACCTTCACCATGAGCAGCTGGGTGCAGCTCAATCGCTCCCTGCCCATCACAAGGCATCTGCAGGGACTCTGCGCCGAGGCCATGGACGCCACCTACGTCCGGGATGTGGACCTTAAAGCTTGGGCGGAGCTGCCAGGTGAGTGCTTCCCCATGGACTTTAAAATGGAATTCCCATATCATTTCGAATGTTTATCCGCGGGAGTTGAATGGTTTTCATTAGTTTCCGCcaccttttccatttttttgccattcgacaatttcatttttgggGAATATTAAAACCGTTTGTGCTGCTGATTATTTAAAGTTCGACATATAAAAAGTTATCGCGTGCACTGCGCAATATGGCGGAAGTATTGctcaaaaaataataataaaacgaatCTATAAAAGCAGTGCATATATGCAGAACTGAACGAGTTAAAGCActcatttcaaattttaagCGAGTGcctttaaaatgaaataccATTTCATatgcgaaaacgaaaacattcAAGAATCTTAATCGAAAGTTAGGACTTGAGTTAGAGAAATCCCCCTGAAATCTTAATAGAAATAACAAAGTGAGGAAAACTTCAGCACAGATATCGACCAGTTCTGGGGGTATTTGCAACTTTGAAactttttgtttacgtttttgtTTCCGTTTCGCTTTCCGTTCGCTGCACTCCGACTACCGGCAGGCTCCTCGATTTCCAGCCTAGAGGCGGCCACCGAGAAGTTCCCGGACACGCTTTCGACGCGCTGCAACGAGGTGAGCAGCCTGTGGGCGCCCTGCCTGTGCAACCTGGAGACCTGCATCGGCTGGTATCCCTGCGGACTCAAGTACTGCAAGGGCAAGGGAGTCGCCGGAGCGGACTCGTCGGGCGCCCAGCAGCAGGCACAGTCGACGAATTATCGCTGCGGCATCAAGACCTGCCGCAAGTGCACACAGTTCACCTATTATGTGCGGCAGAAACAACAGTGCCTCTGGGATGAATGACGACGCGGCGAGCTGCAGCTGATGCAGATGCGCTGCGCCAGGCGGCGAAATGGGAGCGAGATTGAGGATGATGCCAGTGCCACCTGTCCGGGTGGCGAAACAAGAGCAGCTACCACAACGGCGACAATAACTGGCGGGGGAGCTGGGGGAAGTGGGAAGCAGGATACAACGGCAGCGACAACAACGACGACCAACAAATTACGCCAACTGCTTTTGTTGGTCCAGCAGCAGATGCCTTTTGCTCTGTGGAGTTTTCCGGTCCATCACATTTCCCACCACCCCAAGTCCCATTCCCAGTCCAACTCCCATTCCCAGTCCCAATTCCAACATAAGCCCAgccggcagcagcaacagcaacagcatcagcagcatcagcatcattCTCAGGTTGCCCCCACTTCGCATCAGCAgtcatcaccatcatcatcgccatcatcatcctcGTCCGCAATGGCCGCCATCGTTGCGTGATAATGAACGCTTGAAAAACCCAACTTCCCCAATCCGCTATACGTCCAGGAAAAAAACGAGTGCTGACACTTTTTCCGCTCACGATTCAAGATTCTGGACGCGGACATTCGGATGCAAGCCACTGGATGGAGGTTATGCTACAGCAAAAAAGGAGTAAAGcgaaataaatgtaaaaatgtGCTTCTGTatactatgtatatatatgtatatttaacgATGATTAGCTTTTAGCCAGCTCACGTTTTACGCTTATGCCGGATTTCATTTAGACCTAGATTAGGTGTCCTTATTCAATTTAATCCTAAGAGAGAGCTCGCTGAATTAAAGGTTAAGCACTTTTAAGACATAGTCCTTTTCCATCTAATCCTTTTATACCAGTTGATCCCTTATCGAATCTTTTACATTTTCTAAGACAACTAATTGATTTACCTATAACAGCAGCACCTTTCCTGTAATTATCTATCACTCTTTAGATCTTTCTTAACTTTTTCCAAGGTATTTGAGAATTTATAGCCATTTTTGCTCGCAGCTTTCTTTGCTTACTCACCTTTCAGGTCCactttcaattttgtttactttgccCGTTCACTCCATACTTTTTCATTCACATTGTGTGCAGCAATTTCGTTTCAATTACCCTTTCAGAGCGTTTTATATTTCCTTTGTTTGCCTTTATCTCCACTTCACTTACCTTAACTGAAGCCTGATTAGATGTATTAAGATTGTTGGACACAATATCACGTTTCACGCCCTCTCCACTCGTGTTGCGTTGAGCTCAAGAATATTAAATAGGTATAgaagtataaataaattaaatgtggCCTTAGCATATTTTACGAGCGGTAGAAAAAGGACATTAATTGAACTAAGGAATGTGACAGGCGTTGGCAAAACTCGGAATTAATTGTGCTCATAATAGTTgtaacagaaacagaaacagaaaaaaccaCAAGAATAAGATATATTGCCATTTGGGGGGATGGTGAATGTGAAGAATTCTACTAACCAAAACGACTGCCGCATAGAAAGCTTTTTTATCTTACCCCTCGAAAATGGCTGTTTGAGATACAACATCCCGTTTCTTTCCTCCTAATCTTTCCCTTTGAATCTAAACCTTAATAACTAGACCGTAAACACGCCTGCCTTTTTGCCTTTGACTTGTAACCTTTTCCACTTTGTATtcgaaaacaaatgaaatacCTTACGATGGCAAAACCTTAAGCAAATTGATTGATACCAATAATAAACAATACCAAGAACAATAATCTATTGTATAAATTTCAAGAACCTAGTCTACTTAGAGTGTTAGAATGGCATATTTTCCTAAAAGCGTACtacaaaccaaaacaaaaatcagaAGTTGTAAACCAGTTTCgacaacaagaaaaaccaacggtgataataattttttctACAATATAGGAAGACAGCTCCTTTGACTCACTGTATAAAATGTAATGGAAACGAATTGATCAAGTGTAAAAATTGATTAGTATTACTAAGCATTTAAAACTGGTAAGACTCGATGATCTGAATTGTGTAAAGAGCATTTGCCAATATTAACGATTAATCGATAGCGACTAGTCCTAACTAAGAAATTGACATTAATAATTAGTCTTAATACAAATGCTGACGAATTCTACGTTTTATAAAAAAGCAACAGTAATGAAAAACTTACACATTGACTTTCTCTTATGGTGAATGGAATTTCTGTTTCAGGCCTATTTGCATTAATTTCGACTTTATGCGATGGAAAGCGCAGTGTAGCAATGCATTTTCCTAATCATTGGAGGGCTCCCCGCCGGAATGGCCAACCTCTCAATGCATTAAAATGCCCGGCATGCTGTGCGTTGTTTGCGAACTCCTCGCAGCTCCTTCGTCAGGAAGAGGATCCTTCCGCTGCGAGGcccgcatccgcatcctgTCTGCAGTGCGGGCTGCACGAAAGGAGCAGCTCGTCCTTGCCGCTGTCTTGAGCCAGTGGCAAATCCTTTATGCGATTTGTAATTCATGAGCAGAGCAGAGCGCACAGATTCATATCATTTATTTTACTGCGCAATCGGTATTGACGATGGGGGAGGGTGGAGTAACAGGGCGGGTAAAACGCAGACAACCGACATCTAGACAAACACTTTCAGCCAATAACTATATTCATGGCGTCGACTGTAGCCGACGATGGCTTAAGACGTGCGGAAACCAAATCGGCGTCGtagaaaattgaatttgttacgatttcgcagcagcagcaggaggagtgAAGAAGTGTAGCAGTGCCAGTCGGAAATGGCGCTGGAGTCCTGCGCCAGGACCTCCTCGAAACCCAATCCGATTCCCAATCCAATGGGGAGCAAACGTATGTGCATGCCTAATGAGCCATGAAATGCCAGAGCCTGGATCCCTCTTCCCTGTTCCCTTTGCCCagcctttgttttttttttttttttggtgggtcACTTCCTGGCGGGTAATCAGCGACAGCTGGCTGCTCGGaaaaaaaacaccctggtgTCCTGGCGTGGGTCAGGGCCAGCCGGTGACCTCGTCCCATTCCACGCCTGTTTAATTAAAGCATGCAGCTGCTGGCGTGTAAATCAAACAATATCAACTCTCTTCGCAGGCTCTTAATTAAGTTTACACTCGGAATTCGATTTCCCCGTcgatatttttggtttttcccACTGGTCAGCCGCGCACCCAGCAAATTTGGCGGAATCAACAAGGtgagtatatatgtaatttaaaaaacccAAGTTACCTAAGtataaatgaatattaatattaaagttattatttatttagctaCTCAAACGTAGAAATTTCCGTACTTATTTAACCTTACGCCCCAACATTCCCATTGAAATCCTTCAAAAATCACCGCTCTTGACATTTGCACTCGTCACTGGTGTTTGGTGTGTGGCTTGTCAGTGTTTATTATCAGGCCAGCGAAAGCAGCTTTCTCCGCCGACTTTCGCCCGAGAAAAGTTCTCGAGTGTGAGTATGAGTGCATGAGTATGAGTACATGTGCCTTCAATGCTCGTGTGTGAGTGGCCGTGTGAGTTTTTCCTATTGACTTTTCAGGTCAAAAGGCGGCTGTGCGCTTAATATTTGCATAACTACTTAAAGCGGCCCACACGAACACGGAACATTGCGTACTTACCATATATATCAGAAGTGCTCGGAATCGGGCACGCGGTCGCTAGGCATTCGTGTGTTTATCTCTgcgttaaattaaaatcactcatacgccgtgTAATCATCCCAAACAGGCCCTACAGCGTTCGCTTCTGCCACAAAGTTCAAGGCGCACTTAAAGAGTCTGTTTGCCAGTGAAAAGGGGAGGGGGTAAATAACCCCAAAGACCCCCCTTCCAGAAAGCCCACTAATTTGGCCGAGTCACGTAGGGCGGTGAAACAAAAGCAGTTGCAAAGCCGACGACTTGCCAACTACTTTTGAAATGTAATTTTCGCTTTTGCCAACTTGACAAACTGACGCACAGACTGACATTCCACCAGCCCCCCTTTTCCATGGGCgtgggcaggggcagggggtCATGGGGTCAAAGGGGAGTATTCGGTTTGCCCCCTGTCTTCGGCGTAATTGAAAGTTTTAACAATTAGCGGGGATGGTCGGGAGTGCA
Proteins encoded:
- the LOC120446763 gene encoding out at first protein isoform X1 — its product is MIMKAEHPHQHIATAASAARQAQIRWRNTHFKALSRIRTPSQGNCCGRVVSKNHFFKHSRAFLWFLLCNLVMGVDRAHSQLLINVQNQGGEVIQESITSNIGEDLITLEFQKTDGTLITQVIDFRNEVQILKALVLGEEERGQSQYQVMCFATKFNKGDFISSAAMAKLRQKNPHTIRTPEEDKGRETFTMSSWVQLNRSLPITRHLQGLCAEAMDATYVRDVDLKAWAELPGSSISSLEAATEKFPDTLSTRCNEVSSLWAPCLCNLETCIGWYPCGLKYCKGKGVAGADSSGAQQQAQSTNYRCGIKTCRKCTQFTYYVRQKQQCLWDE
- the LOC120446763 gene encoding out at first protein isoform X2; translated protein: MIMKAEHPHQHIATAASAARQAQIRWRNTHFKALSRIRTPSQGNCCGRVVSKNHFFKHSRAFLWFLLCNLVMGVDRAHSQLLINVQNQGGEVIQESITSNIGEDLITLEFQKTDGTLITQVIDFRNEVQILKALVLGEEERGQSQYQVMCFATKFNKGDFISSAAMAKLRQKNPHTIRTPEEDKGRETFTMSSWVQLNRSLPITRHLQGLCAEAMDATYVRDVDLKAWAELPGAYSKAIIFFSVHLSTSTWPFVMKLPELEAKKQELGCL